Proteins from a single region of Halalkalibaculum roseum:
- a CDS encoding dihydrofolate reductase: protein MTLALIVAHDPNLVIGKDGTLPWHYSDDLKYFKKTTMGHPLLMGRGVFEEINEKPLPGRENVVLSRSRNYDHVPTFSSLEEALTYLKRADIVFVIGGGEVYRQTISDADKLFVTEIHEKYEGDTYFPEYRDDIGSVWKEIKREDHPELSFVVYERIRN, encoded by the coding sequence ATGACGCTGGCTTTGATTGTAGCGCATGATCCTAATCTTGTTATCGGGAAAGACGGTACTTTACCGTGGCATTACTCAGATGATCTGAAGTATTTCAAAAAAACTACTATGGGTCACCCGCTTCTCATGGGCAGAGGTGTGTTTGAAGAAATTAATGAGAAACCCCTCCCCGGACGTGAAAACGTAGTTTTAAGTCGTTCACGTAACTACGATCATGTTCCAACCTTTTCTTCTTTAGAAGAGGCATTAACTTATTTGAAACGTGCGGATATCGTATTTGTGATTGGTGGTGGAGAAGTTTACCGGCAGACCATTTCAGATGCCGACAAACTTTTTGTTACTGAAATTCACGAAAAATATGAAGGAGACACTTATTTTCCGGAATACAGGGATGATATCGGATCTGTCTGGAAAGAAATAAAAAGAGAGGATCATCCCGAATTATCCTTCGTAGTGTATGAAAGAATAAGGAACTGA
- the mgtE gene encoding magnesium transporter encodes MIVHLLKPEFEELIKAKDWVTLKEVLNDVPAVDVSELLEELDNEIAVVIFRLLKKEKAADVFSYLSTGKGAELLDIFTAQQLSDVMSNLEPDERVALMEELPGHLTQRVLNSMEKDDRKLVQKLLGYPEESVGRLMTPRYVKVKKDWTILKSMEHIRRFGHSVETVNVIYVVDEKEKLIDDLRLNQLILADPEAKISSLMDENFEALSAFDDQEEAVKMLSKYDRVAMPVVDSGGILVGIVTVDDVIDVAEEETTEDMQLMAGMDALDDYYSQTSISEMVKKRIGWLVILFMGQMLTVTAMATYESALAAAAVLSFFIPMIISSGGNSGSQAATLIIRALSTDDINLEDWTKVLKREFLSGALLGGLIGLMGSIVIALWMMYRGELFSIQLVLQALTVGCSLVGVVLFGNLSGSMLPFVMTKFGLDPAVTSAPFVATLVDVTGIIIYFSIALLLLQGVVL; translated from the coding sequence ATGATCGTCCATCTTCTAAAACCGGAATTTGAGGAGCTAATCAAAGCAAAGGATTGGGTTACACTCAAAGAGGTTTTGAATGATGTTCCGGCAGTTGACGTCTCAGAGCTTTTGGAAGAGCTCGACAACGAAATAGCAGTGGTCATTTTTCGTCTACTGAAAAAAGAAAAAGCCGCTGATGTATTTTCCTATCTGAGTACTGGTAAAGGCGCTGAACTTCTTGACATATTTACCGCTCAGCAGTTGAGTGATGTCATGTCTAACCTGGAGCCTGATGAGCGAGTGGCTCTGATGGAGGAGTTGCCGGGCCACCTCACCCAGCGCGTGTTGAACTCAATGGAGAAAGACGACCGTAAATTGGTTCAGAAGCTGTTGGGTTATCCCGAGGAGAGCGTCGGTCGTTTAATGACGCCTCGCTATGTCAAAGTGAAAAAAGACTGGACCATCCTAAAAAGCATGGAACACATCAGGCGTTTTGGTCACAGTGTTGAGACGGTGAATGTGATCTATGTAGTGGATGAGAAAGAAAAACTCATTGATGATTTGAGGCTGAATCAGCTCATTTTGGCTGATCCGGAAGCAAAGATATCATCCCTGATGGATGAGAATTTCGAAGCATTAAGTGCATTCGATGATCAGGAGGAGGCAGTAAAGATGCTGAGTAAGTACGACCGTGTGGCAATGCCTGTGGTTGACTCAGGGGGCATTCTCGTTGGGATTGTAACTGTTGATGATGTTATTGATGTGGCAGAAGAGGAAACCACCGAGGATATGCAGCTTATGGCCGGTATGGATGCCCTCGATGACTACTATTCCCAAACTTCCATTTCAGAGATGGTGAAGAAGAGAATTGGCTGGCTGGTCATTTTATTTATGGGCCAAATGCTAACCGTTACGGCCATGGCTACGTATGAGAGTGCTCTTGCCGCAGCGGCAGTTCTTTCCTTTTTTATACCGATGATTATCTCTAGCGGTGGTAACTCCGGTTCACAAGCTGCTACTCTGATTATCAGGGCACTTTCAACAGACGATATCAATCTTGAAGACTGGACGAAGGTTTTAAAAAGAGAATTTTTGTCGGGTGCATTACTAGGTGGTTTGATCGGACTGATGGGATCAATAGTTATTGCACTCTGGATGATGTATAGGGGTGAGCTTTTTTCAATTCAGCTGGTACTCCAGGCGCTGACCGTAGGATGCAGTCTGGTTGGCGTAGTGTTGTTTGGTAATTTAAGCGGTTCAATGTTACCTTTTGTAATGACAAAATTCGGCCTGGATCCCGCAGTAACTTCAGCACCCTTTGTAGCAACATTAGTTGATGTAACAGGAATCATTATTTATTTCTCTATTGCTCTGTTACTTTTGCAGGGCGTAGTTCTTTAA
- a CDS encoding thymidylate synthase: MKAYLDLVKNVLDHGVKKENRTGTDTISSFAESYRVDLQKGFPLLTTKKVYFRSVILELLWYLRGEDHIRWLRDEKDCHIWDDWADEDGHVGPIYPVMWRRFPYFEREDVGFEGDATNIVKTVWVKKEFDQVQRAIDMLKNNPNSRRIVVSAWHPGLLDEMALPPCHVMYIFNVSNGKLNCHLTQRSGDIALGIPFNLACYSALTMAIANEVGLEYGEFAHTIVDAHIYENHVEGLKEQLTRQPRPLPTLHIADKPLDDLQYEDFKLENYDPAPSIKFEVAV, encoded by the coding sequence ATGAAAGCATATCTCGATCTGGTTAAAAATGTATTGGATCATGGAGTAAAGAAGGAAAACCGTACGGGGACAGATACAATTTCCAGCTTTGCCGAATCTTATAGGGTAGATCTTCAAAAAGGTTTTCCGCTTCTTACCACCAAGAAAGTTTATTTTCGATCAGTGATTTTAGAATTATTGTGGTACCTGAGGGGGGAAGACCATATTCGCTGGCTGCGCGATGAAAAGGATTGCCATATCTGGGATGACTGGGCAGATGAAGATGGACATGTAGGCCCGATTTATCCCGTAATGTGGAGGCGTTTTCCATATTTTGAACGAGAGGATGTCGGATTCGAGGGCGACGCCACAAATATCGTTAAAACCGTATGGGTCAAGAAAGAATTTGATCAGGTACAGAGAGCTATTGATATGCTTAAAAACAATCCAAACAGTCGTCGCATTGTGGTCAGTGCCTGGCATCCCGGTCTGCTTGATGAGATGGCTCTGCCGCCTTGCCATGTGATGTATATATTTAATGTCTCAAACGGTAAGCTCAATTGTCACCTAACCCAGCGAAGTGGGGACATAGCACTGGGAATTCCTTTCAACCTTGCTTGCTATTCAGCTTTAACCATGGCAATCGCCAATGAAGTTGGTTTGGAGTATGGCGAATTTGCTCATACGATCGTGGATGCCCATATTTATGAAAATCATGTGGAAGGTCTCAAGGAGCAGCTAACAAGGCAGCCCAGACCTCTACCTACATTGCATATAGCCGATAAACCGCTGGATGATCTTCAGTACGAGGATTTCAAGCTCGAAAATTATGATCCGGCCCCGTCTATCAAATTTGAGGTAGCGGTATGA
- a CDS encoding PAS domain-containing sensor histidine kinase translates to MNQDNLNDKSFEEKLESSEERFRIFVKHNPASVAMFDRDMRYIVVSDRWLEDYDIKDEEVIGRSHYEIFPDISEDWVEIYQICMTGITRKGEDKIITRGGKEEWIEWEIHPWHETSGEVGGIIIYAELVTDRKNTEMELIKARERAEEASRAKSTFIANMSHEFRTPLNAILGYTQVMQNTGELSDEQRTFVEEISNGGMQLLSMINNVIDLSKIETSRITYKEVSFSVEQLIKDAVDSSISKCRKKGLGLSGTVSKGVPRTLTTDFQKLERILQQLVGNALKYTYQGEVSINIDFERVEEEGSGVNGKLFIIVSDSGIGIPEDKQSQIFKPFSKINSETKEGTGLGLTLVDRLTRFLGGKVEVKSDPGFGSDFMVVIPVKASDELYEESQVFTFVNKTEMKQEKVTVNDISSFIDTLDSENKDIIMEALELQDLEKLSKIDQYLSRRFEPNNKALKKLKKSARDFDFKFINEVLQAVA, encoded by the coding sequence ATGAATCAAGATAATCTCAATGACAAGAGTTTTGAAGAAAAACTCGAGTCAAGTGAAGAGCGGTTCAGAATTTTTGTAAAGCATAATCCGGCATCGGTTGCGATGTTCGACCGGGATATGCGATACATTGTGGTGAGTGACCGCTGGCTGGAGGATTATGATATCAAGGATGAAGAGGTCATTGGAAGATCACATTACGAGATTTTTCCTGACATCTCGGAAGATTGGGTTGAAATATACCAGATTTGTATGACAGGAATCACCCGAAAAGGTGAAGATAAAATTATAACACGCGGCGGCAAAGAAGAGTGGATTGAATGGGAAATTCATCCATGGCATGAAACTTCCGGAGAAGTTGGAGGAATAATCATTTACGCAGAATTAGTTACGGATAGAAAGAACACCGAAATGGAGCTTATAAAAGCAAGGGAACGGGCCGAAGAAGCAAGTAGGGCCAAATCTACTTTTATTGCAAATATGTCTCACGAGTTCAGGACACCGCTCAATGCTATCCTTGGCTACACCCAGGTAATGCAAAATACCGGTGAACTTTCGGATGAGCAGCGAACCTTTGTTGAAGAGATTTCAAATGGTGGTATGCAACTTTTATCCATGATCAATAATGTGATTGACCTCTCTAAGATTGAAACCTCGAGAATTACCTATAAGGAAGTTTCATTTTCGGTAGAACAACTTATAAAAGACGCGGTTGACTCTTCTATCAGTAAGTGCAGAAAAAAGGGTTTGGGACTGAGCGGTACCGTTTCAAAAGGGGTACCCAGAACGCTTACTACTGATTTTCAGAAATTGGAACGCATCCTACAGCAACTGGTTGGCAATGCTTTGAAGTACACCTACCAAGGTGAAGTTTCGATAAACATTGATTTTGAAAGAGTAGAAGAGGAAGGGAGCGGTGTTAACGGAAAGCTTTTTATTATAGTCAGCGATAGCGGTATTGGAATTCCGGAAGATAAGCAGAGTCAGATTTTTAAGCCGTTTTCCAAAATTAATTCCGAAACCAAAGAAGGTACCGGTTTGGGTTTAACCCTTGTTGACAGGTTGACACGGTTTTTGGGCGGTAAAGTAGAAGTAAAGAGTGACCCGGGTTTTGGATCTGACTTCATGGTTGTAATACCTGTAAAGGCATCCGATGAATTATACGAGGAAAGCCAGGTATTCACCTTTGTGAATAAGACGGAAATGAAGCAGGAAAAGGTTACTGTTAATGATATTTCAAGTTTTATTGATACTTTAGACAGTGAGAATAAAGATATCATAATGGAGGCGCTGGAACTTCAGGATCTTGAGAAGCTTTCAAAAATAGATCAATATCTCAGCAGGCGGTTTGAACCAAACAATAAAGCGCTGAAAAAACTAAAAAAATCAGCAAGAGACTTTGACTTTAAGTTCATTAACGAAGTTCTTCAAGCTGTAGCATAG